One Pseudomonas sp. AN-1 genomic region harbors:
- a CDS encoding 2TM domain-containing protein, whose amino-acid sequence MSVQKLRLKLGWSQQQLAEASGLSVRTIQRIEAGYPASTESLKSLAAVFEVDFSALNPEQTMESSTPDPSEQQETEAFNYVRKLRGFYRHMARYAVITLTLLAINLTVTPNRMWALWVMGGWGLGVLMHASRVFRPDGFLGPQWEKRQVEKRLGRPL is encoded by the coding sequence ATGTCGGTTCAGAAATTGCGCCTCAAACTGGGCTGGTCCCAGCAACAACTTGCCGAGGCCAGCGGCCTGAGCGTCCGCACGATTCAGCGCATAGAAGCCGGCTATCCGGCCAGTACGGAATCCCTCAAGTCTCTTGCTGCGGTATTCGAGGTCGACTTCTCAGCCCTTAATCCGGAGCAGACCATGGAATCCAGCACCCCTGATCCATCCGAACAGCAAGAGACGGAAGCGTTCAACTACGTTCGCAAACTACGAGGCTTTTATCGGCACATGGCACGCTACGCCGTGATCACGCTTACCCTGTTGGCGATCAATCTGACCGTCACGCCCAACAGGATGTGGGCACTTTGGGTAATGGGCGGCTGGGGGCTTGGTGTCCTCATGCATGCCAGCCGCGTCTTCCGTCCCGACGGATTCCTCGGCCCTCAGTGGGAGAAGCGACAAGTCGAAAAACGCCTGGGGCGTCCGCTTTGA
- a CDS encoding phosphate ABC transporter substrate-binding protein PstS family protein, whose amino-acid sequence MKLKRLMAAMTFVAAGVATASAVAAIDPALPTYEKTTGVSGNLSSVGSDSLANLMTLWAEEYKKNYPNVNIQIQAAGSSTAPPALTEGTANMGPMSRPMKDNEIQAFEEKYGYKPTAVPVAIDALAVFVHKDNPIKSLDIAQVDAIFSSTRLCGGDKDIKTWGDLGLTGEWAAKPIQLFGRNSVSGTYGYFKEEALCKGDFKANVNEQPGSASVVQSISSTLNAIGYSGIGYKTSSVKAVPLSKKGGEAFEANEANALAGKFPLARYFYVYVNKAPNKPLSPLDAEFIKLVLSKQGQEVVVKDGYIPLPSKIAEKTLKELGL is encoded by the coding sequence ATGAAATTGAAGCGTTTGATGGCGGCCATGACCTTCGTCGCCGCCGGCGTCGCCACCGCCAGTGCGGTTGCCGCCATCGACCCGGCTCTGCCGACCTACGAGAAGACCACCGGCGTGTCGGGCAACCTGTCCAGCGTCGGTTCCGATTCCCTGGCCAACCTGATGACCCTGTGGGCCGAGGAATACAAGAAGAACTACCCGAACGTGAACATCCAGATCCAGGCCGCCGGTTCCTCCACCGCGCCGCCGGCGCTGACCGAAGGCACCGCCAACATGGGTCCGATGAGCCGTCCGATGAAGGACAACGAGATCCAGGCCTTCGAAGAGAAGTACGGCTACAAGCCGACCGCCGTGCCGGTCGCCATCGACGCCCTGGCTGTGTTCGTGCACAAGGACAACCCGATCAAGTCGCTGGACATCGCCCAGGTCGACGCGATCTTCTCCAGCACCCGCCTGTGCGGTGGCGACAAGGACATCAAGACCTGGGGCGACCTGGGCCTGACCGGCGAGTGGGCCGCCAAGCCGATCCAGCTGTTCGGCCGCAACTCGGTGTCCGGCACCTACGGCTACTTCAAGGAAGAAGCCCTGTGCAAGGGTGACTTCAAGGCCAACGTCAACGAGCAGCCGGGTTCCGCCTCGGTGGTGCAGTCGATCTCCAGCACCCTGAACGCCATCGGCTACTCGGGCATCGGCTACAAGACCTCCAGCGTCAAGGCCGTGCCGCTGTCCAAGAAGGGCGGCGAAGCCTTCGAGGCCAACGAAGCCAACGCCCTGGCCGGCAAGTTCCCGCTGGCGCGCTACTTCTACGTCTACGTGAACAAGGCGCCGAACAAGCCGCTGAGCCCGCTGGACGCCGAGTTCATCAAGCTGGTGCTGTCCAAGCAGGGCCAGGAAGTGGTGGTCAAGGACGGCTACATCCCGCTGCCGAGCAAGATCGCCGAGAAGACCCTCAAGGAGCTGGGCCTGTAA
- a CDS encoding TRAP transporter substrate-binding protein → MKRRDILAAAGVGLAATALAGCQKQNESAPGGAAAPAQTFTWKMVTSWPKNFPGVGVGAERFARLVNEMSSGRLQVKVYAAGELVPALEVFDAVSRGTAEMGHGAPYYWKGKVPAAQFFCALPFGPNAQEMNTWLHYGGGMQLWEEVYKPFNVVPFACGATGVQTAGWFNKEINSVDDFKGLKMRTPGLGGEVLTRMGGTVVNLPAGEIFTALQTGAIDATEWIGPYNDLALGLHKAAKYYYTPGWQEPNVTFELTVNQAAWDKLPADLKAIVSAAARDVNGDMLDDYNARNMEAMEKLRAEGVEVRRLPDAVIARLREVAAEVVEAAAAADPAAGKVWAQQKAYLKRLRDYAEDNEKLIYNIRS, encoded by the coding sequence ATGAAACGTCGCGACATACTCGCCGCCGCCGGTGTCGGCCTGGCCGCCACCGCGCTGGCCGGCTGCCAGAAGCAGAACGAGAGTGCCCCGGGTGGCGCCGCCGCTCCGGCGCAGACCTTCACCTGGAAGATGGTCACCTCCTGGCCGAAGAACTTCCCCGGCGTCGGCGTCGGCGCCGAGCGCTTCGCCCGGCTGGTCAACGAGATGAGCAGCGGCCGCCTGCAGGTCAAGGTCTACGCGGCCGGCGAGCTGGTGCCGGCGCTGGAGGTGTTCGACGCGGTGTCGCGCGGCACCGCCGAGATGGGCCACGGCGCGCCCTACTACTGGAAGGGCAAGGTGCCGGCGGCGCAGTTCTTCTGCGCCCTGCCGTTCGGCCCCAACGCCCAGGAAATGAACACCTGGCTGCACTACGGCGGCGGCATGCAGCTGTGGGAGGAGGTGTACAAGCCGTTCAACGTGGTGCCCTTCGCCTGCGGCGCCACCGGCGTGCAGACCGCCGGCTGGTTCAACAAGGAGATCAACTCGGTCGACGACTTCAAGGGCCTGAAGATGCGCACCCCGGGCCTGGGCGGCGAGGTGCTGACCCGCATGGGCGGCACCGTGGTCAACCTGCCGGCCGGCGAGATCTTCACCGCCCTGCAGACCGGCGCCATCGACGCCACCGAGTGGATCGGCCCGTACAACGACCTGGCCCTCGGCCTGCACAAGGCGGCCAAGTACTACTACACCCCGGGCTGGCAGGAGCCCAACGTGACCTTCGAGCTGACCGTCAACCAGGCCGCCTGGGACAAGCTGCCGGCCGACCTCAAGGCCATCGTCAGCGCCGCCGCCCGCGACGTCAACGGCGACATGCTCGACGACTACAACGCGCGCAACATGGAGGCGATGGAGAAGCTCAGGGCCGAGGGTGTCGAGGTGCGCCGCCTGCCCGATGCGGTGATCGCCCGCCTGCGCGAGGTGGCCGCCGAGGTGGTCGAGGCGGCGGCCGCCGCCGACCCGGCCGCCGGCAAGGTGTGGGCGCAGCAGAAGGCCTATCTCAAGCGCCTGCGCGACTATGCCGAGGACAACGAGAAGCTGATCTACAACATCCGCAGCTGA
- a CDS encoding TRAP transporter large permease subunit, with protein sequence MAELMAILLFVSICVFLMSGYPVAFTLGGVSLLFAGIGIVTGTFDGSYLHALPNRLFGIMNNQTMLAVPLFVFMGVMLEKSRVAEDLLESMSRLFGTLRGGLAISVCVVGALLAASTGIVGATVVTMGLLALPTMLRRGYDPAIATGTLAATGTLGQIIPPSIILVLLGDVMSSAYQQAQLKMGIFSPKTVSVGDLFVGALIPGLVLVGLYILYLVFVAITQPKRLPALPQEELGPIEWGKLFNALIPPLVLIAAVLGSILAGYATPTEAAALGAVGAMLLALVKGKLNFSQMREVAYGTTEISAMVFLILIGASLFSLVFRGFGGEVLIEDVFKQLPGGVLGAFFLVMLVIFLLGFILDFIEIIFVVVPIVGPVLLAMGLDPVWLGVMIALNLQTSFLTPPFGFSLFYLRGVTPRSIPTSVMYKGIVPFIIIQILMLVIAYLWPDLITWLPEAVYGK encoded by the coding sequence ATGGCTGAGCTGATGGCGATCCTGCTGTTCGTCAGCATCTGCGTGTTCCTCATGTCCGGCTACCCGGTGGCCTTCACCCTGGGCGGCGTGTCGCTGCTGTTCGCCGGCATCGGCATCGTCACCGGCACCTTCGACGGCAGCTACCTGCACGCCCTGCCCAACCGCCTGTTCGGCATCATGAACAACCAGACCATGCTGGCGGTGCCGCTGTTCGTGTTCATGGGCGTGATGCTGGAGAAGTCGCGGGTCGCCGAGGACCTGCTGGAATCCATGTCGCGGCTGTTCGGCACCCTGCGCGGCGGCCTGGCGATCTCGGTGTGCGTGGTCGGCGCGCTGCTCGCCGCCTCCACCGGCATCGTCGGCGCCACCGTGGTGACCATGGGCCTGCTGGCCCTGCCGACCATGCTGCGCCGCGGCTACGACCCGGCCATCGCCACCGGCACCCTGGCCGCCACCGGCACCCTCGGCCAGATCATCCCGCCGTCGATCATCCTGGTGCTGCTCGGCGACGTGATGTCCAGCGCCTACCAGCAGGCGCAGCTGAAGATGGGCATCTTCTCGCCGAAGACCGTCTCGGTGGGCGACCTGTTCGTCGGCGCGCTGATCCCCGGCCTGGTGCTGGTCGGCCTGTACATCCTCTACCTGGTGTTCGTCGCCATCACCCAGCCCAAGCGCCTGCCGGCGCTGCCGCAGGAGGAACTCGGCCCGATCGAGTGGGGCAAGCTGTTCAACGCGCTGATCCCGCCGCTGGTGCTGATCGCCGCGGTGCTCGGCTCGATCCTCGCCGGCTACGCCACCCCCACCGAGGCGGCGGCCCTCGGCGCGGTGGGCGCCATGCTGCTGGCGCTGGTCAAGGGCAAGCTGAACTTCTCCCAGATGCGCGAGGTGGCCTACGGCACCACCGAGATCAGCGCCATGGTGTTCCTGATCCTGATCGGCGCCTCGCTGTTCTCCCTGGTGTTCCGCGGCTTCGGCGGCGAGGTGCTGATTGAGGACGTGTTCAAGCAGCTGCCCGGCGGCGTACTCGGCGCCTTCTTCCTGGTCATGCTGGTGATCTTCCTGCTCGGCTTCATCCTCGACTTCATCGAGATCATCTTCGTGGTGGTGCCGATCGTCGGCCCGGTGCTGCTGGCCATGGGCCTCGACCCGGTGTGGCTGGGGGTGATGATCGCCCTCAACCTGCAGACCTCGTTCCTCACCCCGCCGTTCGGCTTCTCGCTGTTCTACCTGCGCGGCGTCACCCCGCGCTCGATCCCGACCAGCGTGATGTACAAGGGCATCGTGCCGTTCATCATCATCCAGATCCTGATGCTGGTGATCGCCTACCTGTGGCCGGACCTGATCACCTGGCTGCCGGAGGCGGTGTACGGCAAGTAA
- the aguA gene encoding agmatine deiminase, with protein sequence MTTLNTTPRADGFRMPAEWEPHVQTWLLWPERPDNWRLGAKPAQAAFAAVAKAIARFEPVTVGVSAAQYENARARLAHGDIRVVELSCDDAWVRDTGPTFVVDGRGEVRGVDWTFNAWGGFAGGLYAPWNRDDQVAGKILEIERCARYRAEGFVLEGGAIHVDGEGTLLTTEECLLNPNRNPQLTRGEIEAVLHAHLAVERVIWLPHGLYNDETDGHVDNFCCFVRPGEVLLAWTDDERDPNWSRCRAALAVLEQVRDARGRVLVVHRMPIPGPLHATAEECAGVDLVAGSQPRDPAIRLAASYINFLIVNGGIIAPCFDDPHDAEAAATLQRLFPEREVVMLPGREILLGGGNIHCITQQQPAPQRRNLEGTICDSRHN encoded by the coding sequence ATGACCACCCTGAACACCACCCCGCGCGCCGACGGTTTCCGCATGCCGGCGGAATGGGAGCCGCATGTGCAGACCTGGCTGCTCTGGCCGGAGCGGCCGGACAACTGGCGCCTCGGCGCCAAGCCGGCGCAGGCGGCCTTCGCCGCGGTGGCGAAGGCCATCGCCCGCTTCGAGCCGGTGACCGTCGGGGTCAGTGCGGCGCAGTACGAGAACGCCCGCGCGCGCCTGGCCCACGGCGACATCCGCGTGGTCGAGCTGAGCTGCGACGACGCCTGGGTGCGCGATACCGGGCCGACCTTCGTGGTCGACGGCCGCGGCGAGGTGCGCGGCGTGGACTGGACCTTCAACGCCTGGGGCGGCTTCGCCGGCGGCCTGTACGCGCCGTGGAACCGCGACGACCAGGTGGCCGGCAAGATCCTCGAGATCGAGCGCTGCGCGCGCTACCGCGCCGAAGGCTTCGTGCTGGAGGGTGGCGCCATCCACGTCGACGGCGAGGGTACCCTGCTGACCACCGAGGAGTGCCTGCTCAACCCCAACCGCAATCCGCAGCTGACCCGCGGTGAGATCGAGGCGGTGCTGCATGCCCACCTGGCAGTGGAGCGGGTGATCTGGCTGCCGCACGGCCTGTACAACGACGAGACCGACGGCCACGTCGACAACTTCTGCTGCTTCGTGCGCCCCGGCGAGGTGCTGCTGGCCTGGACCGACGATGAGCGCGATCCCAACTGGTCGCGCTGCCGCGCCGCGCTGGCGGTGCTCGAGCAGGTGCGCGATGCCCGCGGCCGCGTGCTGGTCGTGCACCGCATGCCGATCCCCGGCCCGCTGCACGCCACCGCCGAGGAGTGCGCGGGGGTCGACCTGGTCGCCGGCAGCCAGCCGCGCGACCCGGCGATCCGCCTGGCCGCTTCCTACATCAACTTCCTGATCGTCAACGGCGGCATCATCGCGCCCTGCTTCGACGACCCGCATGACGCCGAGGCGGCCGCCACCCTGCAGCGCCTGTTCCCCGAGCGCGAGGTGGTGATGCTGCCGGGCCGCGAGATCCTCCTCGGCGGCGGCAACATCCACTGCATCACCCAGCAGCAGCCGGCGCCGCAGCGGCGCAATCTGGAGGGGACTATCTGTGACAGTCGCCACAACTAG
- a CDS encoding acyl-CoA thioesterase has protein sequence MNEFEQEDPIPQGDLALQITALPRETNGFGDIYGGWLVAQMDLAGTAMASRIAGGRVATVAIDRMAFLVPVAVGAQLSFYTQTVAVGRSSVRLLVEVWSDDPLTSEWRKVTEAVFVFVAIDASGRTRPLATRA, from the coding sequence ATGAACGAATTCGAACAGGAAGATCCCATCCCGCAGGGCGACCTGGCCCTGCAGATCACCGCGCTGCCGCGCGAAACCAACGGCTTCGGCGACATCTACGGCGGCTGGCTGGTGGCGCAGATGGACCTGGCCGGCACCGCCATGGCCAGCCGCATCGCCGGCGGCCGGGTGGCCACGGTGGCGATCGACCGCATGGCCTTCCTGGTGCCGGTGGCGGTGGGCGCGCAGCTGTCCTTCTATACCCAGACGGTGGCCGTCGGCCGCAGCTCGGTACGCCTGCTGGTCGAGGTGTGGAGCGACGACCCGCTGACCAGCGAATGGCGCAAGGTCACCGAGGCGGTGTTCGTGTTCGTCGCCATCGACGCCAGCGGCCGCACCCGCCCGCTGGCGACGCGCGCCTGA
- a CDS encoding TRAP transporter small permease subunit: MSDSPPALLRLARGIEALNARFGKACAWLTLFLVLGTAVVVVLRYGFGIGAIALQEAVMYAHALVFMGAAAWTLQRGGHVRVDIFYQKFPQPRQALVDLLGHLFLLLPVCLFLAWNSWDYVASSWATREVSGESGGLAFVYLQKSIILVLLVSLMLQALADIIIYGYRLAGREPYPEVHHG, encoded by the coding sequence ATGTCCGACTCACCTCCTGCCCTGCTCAGGCTGGCACGCGGCATCGAGGCGCTCAACGCGCGCTTCGGCAAAGCCTGCGCCTGGCTGACCCTGTTCCTCGTCCTCGGCACCGCCGTGGTGGTGGTGCTGCGCTACGGCTTCGGCATCGGCGCCATCGCCCTGCAGGAAGCGGTGATGTACGCCCACGCCCTGGTGTTCATGGGCGCCGCCGCCTGGACCCTGCAGCGCGGCGGCCACGTGCGCGTCGACATCTTCTACCAGAAGTTCCCGCAGCCCCGGCAGGCGCTGGTCGACCTGCTCGGCCACCTGTTCCTGCTGCTGCCGGTGTGCCTGTTCCTGGCCTGGAACAGCTGGGACTACGTGGCCTCGTCCTGGGCCACCCGCGAGGTGTCCGGCGAGAGCGGCGGCCTGGCCTTCGTCTACCTGCAGAAGAGCATCATCCTGGTCCTGCTGGTCAGCCTGATGCTGCAGGCGCTGGCCGACATCATCATCTACGGCTACCGCCTGGCCGGCCGCGAGCCCTATCCGGAGGTGCACCATGGCTGA